In Anaerolineae bacterium, the genomic window CTGGACGTTTATATCAAACTCTCCCGGGCGGCAGAGTCGGTGGAAGCGCGGGTCAATTGCCATCTAAAGGATTATGGCTTAACCTGGAGCCAGTTTGGGGTATTGGAATCGCTTTATCACCTGGGGCCGCTGCACCAGCAGGAATTGGCGGCCAAAATCCTTAAAAGCAGCGGCAATTTAACGTTAGTGATTGACAATCTGGTCAAACGGGGTTTGGTAGAGCGAGAGCGAGACGAAAGTGACCGGCGTTTTGTGACCATTTGTT contains:
- a CDS encoding MarR family transcriptional regulator: MGTHYQGTQIEKDALDVYIKLSRAAESVEARVNCHLKDYGLTWSQFGVLESLYHLGPLHQQELAAKILKSSGNLTLVIDNLVKRGLVERERDESDRRFVTICLTERGRQLIDQIFPDHVKNVVKTIAVLTPKEQHQLAALCRKLGLAKA